The proteins below are encoded in one region of Micromonospora sp. DSM 45708:
- a CDS encoding Acg family FMN-binding oxidoreductase encodes MPTQTHPTGSGSMTQALVDAATVAGHAPSILNTQPWRWRIARNRLDLFIDHDRVLDSTDPDALLATLSCGAALHHARIGLAAQGWHVTVARMPDPADPGHLARLRVDGRAPVELQAVRRTHTIRLRRTDRRPVTGLPVGSDDLGAISAAARAEATLLHVLRPDQVVDLAAATSHAQETETAEPAWQAELAYWTGGSRPAGTGIPDTAIPLHAPQTTVAGRDFGHHGDLPVSTGHDHNATYAVLYGRADQPMDWLRAGEALSSAWLTATELGVSVLPISAPVEVADSRQTIRRLVANLGHPYLVLRFGMLDTDDPGPAHAPRLPADQTIDRPPPADFRSCTAPVGRPINRKGDGRHEPTSPPAPR; translated from the coding sequence GTGCCCACGCAGACTCACCCGACCGGCAGTGGATCCATGACCCAGGCGCTGGTCGATGCGGCCACCGTCGCGGGCCACGCGCCGTCGATCCTCAACACCCAGCCATGGCGGTGGCGGATCGCCCGGAACCGGCTGGACCTCTTCATCGACCACGACCGGGTCCTCGACAGCACCGACCCCGACGCCCTGCTCGCCACGCTGAGCTGCGGAGCCGCGCTGCACCACGCCCGGATCGGCCTGGCCGCGCAGGGCTGGCACGTCACCGTCGCCCGGATGCCCGACCCGGCCGACCCCGGCCATCTGGCGCGACTGCGCGTCGACGGGCGGGCACCCGTCGAGCTCCAGGCCGTCCGCCGTACGCACACCATCCGGCTCCGGCGCACCGACCGCCGTCCCGTCACCGGCCTTCCGGTCGGGTCCGACGATCTCGGGGCGATCAGCGCGGCGGCACGGGCTGAAGCGACGTTGCTGCACGTCCTGCGACCCGATCAGGTGGTGGATCTCGCCGCCGCGACGAGCCATGCCCAGGAGACAGAGACCGCCGAGCCGGCGTGGCAGGCGGAGCTGGCGTACTGGACCGGCGGCTCCCGGCCGGCGGGCACCGGCATTCCCGACACCGCGATTCCGCTCCATGCGCCGCAGACGACCGTGGCCGGGCGCGACTTCGGCCACCACGGCGACCTGCCCGTCAGCACCGGACACGACCACAATGCCACCTACGCGGTGCTCTACGGCCGCGCCGACCAGCCGATGGACTGGCTACGAGCGGGCGAGGCCCTGTCGTCGGCCTGGCTCACCGCGACCGAACTCGGCGTGTCCGTACTCCCGATCAGCGCCCCCGTCGAGGTAGCCGACAGCCGGCAGACCATCCGGAGGCTTGTGGCCAACCTCGGACACCCGTACCTGGTGCTGCGCTTCGGCATGCTCGACACCGACGACCCGGGACCGGCGCACGCACCGCGACTGCCGGCCGACCAGACCATCGACCGACCTCCGCCGGCGGACTTCCGCTCCTGCACGGCTCCGGTCGGAAGACCAATCAACCGGAAGGGCGACGGTCGGCATGAACCCACGTCACCACCGGCACCCCGCTAA
- a CDS encoding DUF1003 domain-containing protein, whose amino-acid sequence MNPRHHRHPANQYRLDHRTSGQRLADSVISIFGSWRFIIIQTGIVVAWIAANVVAVLHRWDPYPFILLNLLFSTQAAYAAPLILLSQNRQADTDRVKAEHDYQVNQLALQYLIAWHRDAHGDTCDCVRRAEPVVRGILTTLARDL is encoded by the coding sequence ATGAACCCACGTCACCACCGGCACCCCGCTAACCAGTACCGGCTCGACCACCGCACCTCCGGACAACGGCTGGCCGACTCGGTCATCTCGATCTTCGGCTCCTGGCGATTCATCATCATCCAGACCGGCATCGTGGTCGCCTGGATAGCCGCCAATGTCGTCGCCGTGCTGCACCGCTGGGACCCCTACCCGTTCATCCTGCTCAACCTGCTCTTCTCCACCCAGGCCGCCTACGCCGCCCCCCTGATCCTGCTGAGCCAGAACCGCCAGGCCGACACCGACCGGGTGAAGGCCGAACATGACTACCAGGTCAACCAGCTCGCCCTGCAGTACCTCATCGCCTGGCACCGCGACGCGCACGGCGACACCTGCGACTGCGTGCGGCGGGCCGAACCGGTCGTCCGCGGCATACTCACCACACTTGCTCGGGATCTGTGA
- a CDS encoding DUF5994 family protein: MSVNTRRAAATPASATSAPRLVLAPTRDRAVLDGGWWPRSWDPAVELPGLVLALSERHGRIRHLMLNIHAWESRFRRLTVGPDVIRIGWFDTLDPALLVATTGRDVQVDLLVVPPATPRTAAEWAMATAADPTNLRRAPDILASAPVGPQAAAATGSAADAVWDNEGGSTAPIGRRPVNDFFTTPPRTGVPA; this comes from the coding sequence ATGTCCGTCAACACGCGACGAGCCGCCGCGACCCCCGCGTCGGCTACGTCCGCGCCTCGGCTCGTCCTCGCCCCGACCCGGGACCGGGCGGTCCTGGACGGCGGGTGGTGGCCGAGGTCCTGGGACCCGGCCGTCGAACTCCCCGGCCTCGTCCTCGCCCTGTCCGAACGCCATGGTCGGATCCGGCATCTCATGCTCAACATCCACGCCTGGGAAAGCCGGTTCCGCCGGTTGACCGTCGGACCGGACGTGATCCGGATCGGCTGGTTCGACACCCTCGACCCCGCCCTGCTGGTCGCCACCACCGGCCGCGACGTCCAGGTCGACCTGCTGGTGGTGCCGCCCGCCACGCCACGGACGGCAGCCGAGTGGGCGATGGCAACCGCCGCCGACCCGACCAACCTCAGGCGCGCGCCCGACATCCTGGCCAGCGCACCGGTCGGGCCCCAGGCCGCAGCGGCGACCGGCTCCGCCGCAGACGCGGTGTGGGACAACGAAGGTGGCAGCACCGCTCCGATCGGCCGCCGCCCCGTCAATGACTTCTTCACCACCCCTCCCCGGACCGGAGTGCCCGCATGA
- a CDS encoding SPFH domain-containing protein, translating to MNALQTVIVIAIVAIGVIGLGTAARAVRVVQQYERGVVFRFGRVRDGTRGPGLTLIVPGVDRLAKVNLQITTMSVPAQDGITRDNVSVRVDAVVYFRVVDPVKALVNVQNYLYAVSQVAQTSLRAVIGRADLDELLSDRDKLNAELTGIIDAPTDGPWGVKVERVEVKDVALPESMKRSMSRQAEAERERRARVIAADGEYQAAEKLALAAATMAADPAALQLRLLQTVVEVAAEKNSTLVMPFPVELLRFLDHATPPPAPVVATRPRVAETATMPDVRRILPESEPTTAAVPVG from the coding sequence ATGAACGCTCTGCAGACCGTCATCGTGATCGCGATCGTGGCGATCGGCGTCATCGGTCTCGGCACCGCCGCCCGAGCGGTGCGGGTCGTCCAGCAGTACGAGCGTGGGGTGGTGTTCCGCTTCGGTCGGGTGCGCGACGGCACCCGCGGCCCGGGCCTCACCCTGATCGTCCCCGGGGTCGACCGGCTGGCGAAGGTCAATCTCCAGATCACCACCATGAGCGTGCCCGCTCAGGACGGCATCACCCGCGACAACGTCTCCGTACGCGTCGACGCGGTCGTGTACTTCCGCGTCGTCGACCCGGTCAAGGCGCTGGTGAACGTGCAGAACTACCTGTACGCCGTCTCCCAGGTCGCGCAGACCTCACTGCGCGCGGTGATCGGCCGCGCCGACCTCGACGAGCTGCTCTCCGACCGGGACAAGCTCAACGCCGAACTCACCGGCATCATCGACGCACCCACCGACGGTCCGTGGGGAGTCAAGGTCGAGCGCGTCGAGGTCAAGGACGTCGCGCTGCCGGAATCGATGAAACGCTCCATGTCACGTCAGGCCGAGGCCGAGCGTGAACGCCGGGCCCGGGTCATCGCCGCCGACGGTGAGTACCAGGCCGCCGAGAAGCTCGCCCTGGCAGCCGCCACCATGGCCGCCGATCCCGCCGCGCTGCAACTGCGACTGTTGCAGACGGTGGTGGAGGTCGCTGCGGAGAAGAACAGCACCCTCGTCATGCCGTTCCCGGTCGAATTGCTGCGGTTTCTCGACCACGCGACGCCCCCGCCGGCGCCGGTCGTCGCGACCCGTCCCCGGGTAGCGGAGACAGCGACGATGCCGGATGTCCGGCGGATCCTCCCCGAATCCGAGCCCACGACGGCCGCGGTGCCGGTGGGCTGA
- a CDS encoding sigma-70 family RNA polymerase sigma factor: MPQPQAHHQEHRMPVSPVYVVPGPESVNDLVKRVADRDRAAFGRLYRRLVRVVFIQVCEVVRRPSVAVAVTRAVFVEVWQLAPRCAAGQVDGLAWVTAIADRRAAERLREIDGRTPPLGAGYDEFVGRELIAALDGEPPALLGTSVPPTTG, encoded by the coding sequence GTGCCTCAGCCGCAGGCACACCACCAGGAGCATCGGATGCCTGTTTCCCCTGTCTACGTCGTCCCCGGTCCAGAATCGGTGAACGACCTCGTCAAGCGGGTCGCCGACCGTGACCGGGCCGCCTTCGGTCGCCTCTACCGCCGTCTCGTCCGCGTGGTCTTCATCCAGGTGTGTGAGGTGGTGCGCCGCCCGTCGGTCGCCGTCGCGGTGACCCGGGCGGTGTTCGTCGAGGTGTGGCAGCTTGCGCCGAGGTGCGCCGCCGGTCAGGTCGATGGTCTCGCGTGGGTGACGGCCATCGCCGATCGCCGGGCCGCGGAACGGCTTCGCGAGATCGATGGCCGCACTCCGCCCCTCGGCGCCGGATACGACGAGTTCGTCGGTCGCGAACTGATCGCCGCGCTGGACGGCGAGCCGCCGGCACTGCTCGGCACGTCGGTTCCACCGACCACCGGATGA
- a CDS encoding LapA family protein produces MVFAFVLLLLLIFVLQNGQRAEVSFLGAHGTLPMGVALLLAAVFGVLLVALPGTARIVQLRMFDRRPVTQPVGPHGPGPTPPSSTGIAAVPLPPRPPRADG; encoded by the coding sequence GTGGTGTTCGCGTTCGTGCTCCTGCTGCTCCTGATCTTCGTACTGCAGAACGGGCAACGTGCCGAGGTGTCGTTCCTCGGCGCACACGGCACCCTGCCGATGGGAGTGGCGCTGCTGCTGGCCGCAGTCTTCGGGGTCCTTCTCGTCGCCCTGCCCGGCACCGCCCGGATCGTACAGCTGAGGATGTTCGACCGCCGTCCCGTCACGCAGCCGGTCGGTCCGCACGGGCCCGGCCCGACTCCCCCGTCGTCGACCGGCATCGCTGCCGTCCCGCTGCCGCCCCGCCCACCCCGTGCGGACGGATGA
- a CDS encoding low temperature requirement protein A, translating into MTIDQAVGLAREGEGPQRATLLELFLDLVFVAALALTSRTLAQNLGWVGAFQTVVLLMAIWWVWSVTALVTDLYHTQRPPIFVMTLWVMLGTVLMAGSLPGAFSDHALIFAGAYVAIQVGRGIFLIAALHGSRTRVRSSRFTFWFVVSAVPWLAGGLVAGTARGLLWAAALAVDYGAAWLRYPTPRLGRVPTSQYTVAADHLAERYQQFFTLALGDLILLTTLTYSDNDATIGRTAALVLAFAVSVLLWQIYVHRAGALLKATIESSRDPGGFVRSAPNTHLLMVAGVVAASAGFEVVITHPTDHTTPWLAGVILGGPALFLAGRARFEYEVFSRVSPSRLVALLVLIIAGPALLLAPTLVAGLTATLVLAGVAIADGVRARGNPPEQPRPSM; encoded by the coding sequence ATGACGATCGACCAAGCGGTAGGGCTGGCCCGGGAGGGCGAGGGGCCCCAGCGGGCGACCCTGTTGGAACTGTTTCTCGACCTGGTATTCGTCGCCGCACTCGCCCTGACGTCTAGAACCCTGGCGCAGAATCTCGGCTGGGTGGGGGCCTTCCAGACCGTGGTGCTGCTGATGGCGATCTGGTGGGTCTGGTCGGTCACCGCGCTGGTGACCGACCTGTACCACACCCAGCGGCCACCCATCTTCGTCATGACGCTCTGGGTCATGCTCGGCACCGTCCTGATGGCTGGCTCGCTGCCCGGAGCCTTCTCCGATCACGCCCTGATCTTCGCGGGCGCATACGTGGCGATCCAGGTGGGGCGTGGCATCTTCCTCATCGCCGCGCTGCACGGCAGCAGGACGCGAGTGCGCTCCAGCCGGTTCACCTTCTGGTTCGTCGTGTCCGCAGTGCCGTGGCTCGCCGGCGGTCTCGTGGCGGGCACGGCGCGGGGTCTGCTGTGGGCCGCGGCGCTCGCCGTCGACTACGGGGCAGCCTGGCTCCGGTACCCCACGCCCCGGCTCGGTCGGGTACCTACATCCCAGTACACGGTGGCGGCCGACCACCTGGCGGAGCGCTACCAGCAGTTCTTCACTCTCGCCCTCGGTGATCTCATCCTCCTCACCACTCTGACCTACTCCGACAACGACGCGACGATCGGCCGCACAGCGGCGCTCGTGCTGGCCTTCGCCGTCAGCGTGCTGCTCTGGCAGATCTACGTCCACCGCGCCGGCGCCCTACTCAAGGCCACCATCGAATCCTCCCGAGATCCCGGCGGATTCGTGCGGTCCGCACCGAACACCCACCTGCTGATGGTGGCCGGCGTCGTCGCCGCCTCCGCCGGCTTCGAGGTCGTCATCACCCACCCCACCGACCACACCACCCCCTGGCTGGCCGGCGTCATCCTCGGCGGTCCCGCGTTGTTCCTGGCCGGACGAGCCCGCTTCGAATACGAGGTGTTCAGCCGGGTGTCACCGTCCCGGCTGGTCGCGCTGCTCGTGCTGATCATCGCCGGCCCCGCTCTGCTGCTCGCACCCACTCTGGTGGCCGGGCTCACCGCCACCCTCGTCCTGGCGGGGGTCGCCATCGCGGACGGCGTCCGGGCCCGCGGCAACCCACCCGAGCAACCCAGACCCTCCATGTAG
- a CDS encoding IS110 family RNA-guided transposase, with amino-acid sequence MGSLWAGVDVGKTHHHVYVVDDDGTVVMSEKIPNDQHAISGIVGRLGKRRKPIRWAVDLRGGPASLLLAVLFDRGADVRYVSGTVTSRMAEAFHGERKTDAHDAYVIAQTLRMRADLPALTLADGVQQQLKLLVSRRLDLVADRVRLTARIQDLLAMISPALEKTLNLRNKGALRLLTQWQTPVGLRRAGEARILAYLRQHGVRAAKALTAKVLAAARTQTVAVAGEATAAGIVAQMATDLEAVNDRITAIEEIIAGIVAEHELGEIVTSLPGIGTTLAAEFLAHAGSLTTYPSAAALAAHAGLAPISRDSGSRQGHQVRPHRYHRGLRRVFSMSSFTALTHCPRSRAYYDKKRAEGKTHRQATAALSRQRLNVLWACIRDKTPYQPKPSRSAEVALCGLA; translated from the coding sequence ATGGGCAGCCTGTGGGCCGGCGTCGACGTCGGCAAGACCCACCACCACGTGTACGTCGTCGACGACGACGGCACCGTGGTGATGTCCGAGAAGATCCCCAACGACCAGCACGCGATCTCCGGCATCGTCGGGCGGCTCGGTAAGCGCCGCAAGCCGATCCGCTGGGCCGTCGACCTGCGAGGCGGACCGGCTTCGCTGTTGCTGGCGGTCCTGTTCGACCGCGGGGCGGACGTGCGCTACGTCAGCGGCACGGTCACCTCGCGGATGGCGGAGGCGTTCCACGGCGAACGCAAGACCGACGCCCACGACGCCTACGTCATCGCCCAGACCCTGCGCATGCGCGCCGACCTGCCGGCCCTCACCCTCGCGGACGGGGTGCAGCAGCAGTTGAAGCTGCTCGTCTCCCGCCGCCTCGACCTGGTCGCCGACCGCGTCCGCCTCACCGCCCGCATCCAGGACCTGCTGGCCATGATCAGCCCCGCGCTCGAGAAGACGCTGAACCTGCGCAACAAGGGCGCGCTACGGCTCCTCACGCAGTGGCAGACACCCGTCGGGCTGCGCCGCGCCGGCGAGGCCCGCATCCTGGCCTACCTACGCCAGCACGGCGTCCGGGCCGCCAAGGCTCTCACCGCCAAGGTCCTCGCCGCCGCGCGGACGCAGACCGTCGCCGTCGCCGGGGAGGCCACCGCGGCCGGGATCGTGGCGCAGATGGCCACCGACCTGGAAGCGGTCAACGACCGCATCACCGCCATCGAGGAGATCATCGCCGGCATCGTCGCCGAGCACGAACTGGGAGAGATAGTCACCAGCCTGCCCGGCATCGGCACCACCCTCGCCGCCGAGTTCCTCGCCCACGCCGGCAGCCTCACCACCTACCCCAGCGCCGCCGCACTCGCCGCCCACGCCGGCCTCGCGCCGATCTCCCGCGACTCCGGGAGCAGGCAGGGTCACCAGGTCCGACCCCACCGCTACCACCGTGGCCTACGCCGGGTGTTCAGCATGTCCAGCTTCACCGCCCTGACCCACTGCCCACGATCACGCGCCTACTACGACAAGAAACGAGCCGAAGGAAAGACCCACCGCCAAGCCACCGCCGCCCTGTCCAGACAACGCCTCAACGTCCTCTGGGCCTGCATCCGCGACAAGACTCCCTACCAGCCCAAACCATCAAGATCAGCAGAGGTGGCGCTGTGCGGACTCGCGTAG
- a CDS encoding universal stress protein — protein sequence MTDQAEEHDRCIVVGVDGSPGSRIALRWAVAQAELSDARVDVVGAWHDPAEYAFAYGWSPAVFEDVSIAAITEKMLVEAVADVAGGGAPVQFTTHVVRGHPAQVLLNAADGAQLLVVGSRGHGAFAGMLLGSVTQHCVQHASCPVVVVPSTDRTVDEVGSD from the coding sequence GTGACGGACCAGGCCGAGGAGCATGACCGGTGCATCGTGGTCGGAGTCGACGGATCACCGGGCTCACGGATCGCCCTGCGCTGGGCGGTGGCCCAGGCGGAGCTGAGCGACGCGCGGGTCGACGTGGTGGGCGCTTGGCACGACCCGGCGGAGTACGCATTCGCGTACGGGTGGTCGCCCGCGGTGTTCGAGGATGTGAGCATCGCGGCGATCACCGAGAAGATGCTGGTGGAGGCGGTCGCAGACGTGGCCGGCGGCGGTGCGCCCGTCCAGTTCACCACCCACGTGGTACGCGGGCATCCGGCCCAGGTGCTGCTGAACGCCGCGGACGGGGCGCAGTTGCTGGTGGTGGGCAGCCGCGGACACGGAGCCTTCGCCGGGATGCTGCTCGGCTCGGTCACCCAGCACTGCGTACAGCACGCGTCGTGCCCGGTGGTGGTCGTTCCGTCGACGGACCGGACGGTCGACGAGGTCGGGAGCGACTGA